Sequence from the Sinomonas atrocyanea genome:
TCGGTGGGCTGGCTCATGACATGCCCCCGGCGGCCGCCACGACACCGCCGACGATGCCCGAGGCCACTGAGGCGACGATGCAGCCGACGAGGACCATGCCGAGGGACTGGGCGTGCTGGCCGCCTCCGTGCCCGCTCTTCTGGTCGATCATCATCTTGCCCGCGGCGAACAGGATGCCCAGGACACCGAGGCCGAACACGATCCACGCGCCCCAGCCGAGGATCTTCAGGAACCCGGCACCGCCCGGGGGCTCCTCCGGGGAGGGGTTGGGGATTGCGGCCAGGACGTCCGCGGCGAGGTTGAGCGCTTCAAGGTGCATTGTTCTGTCCTTACGTTGTTCGTGTGTGATTGGTGGGCTTTGTATGCTCGCCATCACCCAGGGGCGCCGGGTATGGCTCATTTCTGTCCGCCGTAGTTGGGGCTAAAGGAGATTGGCCGCCCGGTGCCCGCGATGACTCGACCGCTGATTGAGAAGTGCGAACGATCGCTGTGTAAGGACACGACGGCGTGGTCGTCTGCTGGGTGAACCACATCCCGACGAGACGAGGAGTTGCCCGTGCCGCGACTGTGGGCAGGGATCGATGCAGGCAAGACCCACCACCACTGCGTGGCGATCGACGAGGACGGAAGACGCGTCCTCTCCCGCCGGGTCGCGAACAACGAGACCGAACTGCTGGCCCTGATCACGGATGTGCTCGGCATCGCCGAGAGCGAGGAAGTCGTATGGGCGACCGACCTGAACCAAGGCGGGGCCGCACTGGTGATCAGCCTGCTGGTCGACCACGGCCAGCCGGTGCTCTACATCCCCGGCCGGACGGTCCACCATGCTTCCCGGACCTACCGCGGCGACGGGAAGAGCGACGCCAAGGACGCCGCGATCATCGCCGACCAGGCCAGGATGCGCCGCGACCTCCAGCCCATCCGCGGCGCGGACGAGATCGCCGTGGAGCTCCGCCTGCTCGTATCCCACAGGACCGACCTGGTCTGCGACCGGACCCGCGCCTTCAACCGGCTCAGGGCCAATCTGCTGCAGTACTTCCCCGCCCTCGAGACCGCGTTCGACTACTCCCGACGCAAGGGCTCCCTCGTGCTGCTCACGAAATACCAGACCCCGGACGGGATCCGCCGCGCCGGAGCCCCCCGAATCGAGGCGTGGCTGCGCAAGCAGGGCGTCCGCAGCCCGGCCGAACTCGCCCAGACCGCGGTCGAGGCTGCGAACCGCCAGCACACCACTATCACCGGCCAGAAGACCGGAGCCATGCTCGTTGCCAAGCTCGCCGCGGACATCCTCCGCCTCACCCGCGAGATCGAGGAGACCGAGGACCTGATCGAGGCCCGATTTCGCGAGCACGGGCACGCCGAGATCCTCTTGAGCGTCCCCGGATTCGGACCGCAGCTGGCCGCGGAGTTCATCGCCGCCACCGGCGGGACCCTGACCCGCTACGAGAGTGCAGACCGGCTCGCCGGGGTCGCCGGCCTCGCCCCCGTCCCGCGCGACTCGGGCAGGATCAGCGGCAACCACCACCGGCCCAAACGCTACGACCGCCGGCTCCTGCGGGCCTGCTACCTCTCCGCCCAGGTAGCCGCCAACCACTGCCCGCTCTCGCAGGCCTACTACACGAGGAAACGCGCCGAGGGGAAGAGCCACAAACAAGCCGTCCTCGCCCTCGCCCGGCGTCGAATCAACGTGATCTGGGCCCTCCTCAGAGACGGCAGGCCCTTCGAGCAACGCGCACCCGCGGCCGCCCAAGCGGCTTGACAACCTCATTGAGACTCTCCTTCACTGGTTGCCGGCTGCGGTGTGCAGCCGGATCTTGTCGAGGACGCCGCGCACCGATGGGGGCAGCGAGGCAGGGTCCGGCGTCTCGGTCAGGCGCCAGCCCTCCACCCAGGGCACCTGCCACAGGTGGGGCACGGCACCGGCGACGAGCCGGAGCCGGTCGGCGAGGGCCTTCGGCAGCCGCCCGGGGGCATCGGCCATGACCACGAGCCCCGCCAAGGCCCCGGGCAGGGCCCCGGAGCCGTACTCGATGGCGGCGAGCTGGGCGGCGCGCAGCCCGGCAGCATTCGAGCGGCTGACCAGCAGCACCACGTCCTGGCCGCCGCGCTCCTCACGGACCGGCCACGCGTGGTCTGTGGGCACCGCGCTCTCGAGCAGGGCGGAGAGGGTGCTCTCCCCCGATCCGCCATGGACCCCCATGACCCACACGGACGGGGCCGGTCCAGTGACCGTGGTGCGCGGAACGCCGGCCTCCGACACCCATCGCACGCCCCGCTGCGGCCGCGTGGGGCCGGCTGGGGCATCCCGGAGCGCCGGGGCCGCTGCGGGCTCCGGTGCGACCTCGAGGGCCTGGAGCCACTTCGAGGCGGAATGGCGGGCGGCGGCCGCCATCAGAGGCCCTTCGCGACCGATGCGGCCGCGGCCAGCCATGCCCGCTGCGTCGCGGGACGGAGAGCACCGAAGTGGATCACGCCGTCCTTGAGCGCCGGGTCGAACGGGATCACATGGACCTCACGCACGTACGGGCGGAACTTCTCAGCGTGCAGCTGGGCCAGCTTCTCGTGCCCGGGCTGCTCCTGGGAGACGATCACGACGGCGTCCGCGGCGAGCTGCGCGGTGCGCCCGTCGCGGCCGGCCAGCCCCTGCAGGGTCAGGCGGGCACCCTCGACCCTGTCCTCCACCGTCGTGGTGGAGACGACGAGCTGGTCCGTGTGGCTGATCATCTGGCGCCAGTTCGCGGCCCGGTGATTGTTGCCCGAGTCCATCAGGATCACGTTGAAGTACTTCGACGCGACAGCGTGCAGGACGTCGACCTCGGAGGCGGTGATCTCGTGCTCGCCGTCGATGTCCTGGTCGGAGAACAGTGCGTCGTACTTGTCTGCGGTCTGGCGGTGGACGAAGGCGTTGATGTCCGCGGCGCGGGCGGTGTCGGAGAGCAGGTGGGAGGCGCGCTCGAGCACGTGCAGGGCCGAGCTGGCGTGGTCGCCGCGCTCCACCCGCCACGGCAGGGACCCGGTGGTCTCGTTGTTGTCCCAGGCCAGCACGGAGCCGCCGGCACGTCCGAAGACGGCCGCAAGGCAGACAGTGGTGGGGGTCTTGGCTGCGCCGCCCTTCTGGTTCACCACGGCGACAGTCCGGGGCCCGCTGTAGGTGCGGGAGACGAGGTGCTCGTCCGCGCGCTCGGCGAGCTCCGCCGCGCCCGGGGCGAGGGAGAGCCCGAAGGTGTTCGCCTTGCCCTGCCAGCCCTTCCTGGCCGGCTCGATGTTGTCCTGCACCGCGAGGAAGGACTGCGAGTCCCGCAGTGACCTGCGCACCGTCGCCGGGGCCGGGGGCTCGGCGGGAGGCGCTGCGTCGCCCTCTTCGAGGCTCTTCACGATGCTGTCGAAGCTGTCCGCAGCCTCGCCCGGGGGAGCCAGCTCGACAGCCGGCCCTTCCCCACGCGAGGCCTGGGGCTTGAGCCTGGGAGTCTCCGCAGCGGCCGGCACCGGCTCCACCGTCTCTTCCAGGGACTCGGAGTACTCCTCCTCGATC
This genomic interval carries:
- a CDS encoding IS110 family transposase encodes the protein MPRLWAGIDAGKTHHHCVAIDEDGRRVLSRRVANNETELLALITDVLGIAESEEVVWATDLNQGGAALVISLLVDHGQPVLYIPGRTVHHASRTYRGDGKSDAKDAAIIADQARMRRDLQPIRGADEIAVELRLLVSHRTDLVCDRTRAFNRLRANLLQYFPALETAFDYSRRKGSLVLLTKYQTPDGIRRAGAPRIEAWLRKQGVRSPAELAQTAVEAANRQHTTITGQKTGAMLVAKLAADILRLTREIEETEDLIEARFREHGHAEILLSVPGFGPQLAAEFIAATGGTLTRYESADRLAGVAGLAPVPRDSGRISGNHHRPKRYDRRLLRACYLSAQVAANHCPLSQAYYTRKRAEGKSHKQAVLALARRRINVIWALLRDGRPFEQRAPAAAQAA
- a CDS encoding DUF6668 family protein gives rise to the protein MAAAARHSASKWLQALEVAPEPAAAPALRDAPAGPTRPQRGVRWVSEAGVPRTTVTGPAPSVWVMGVHGGSGESTLSALLESAVPTDHAWPVREERGGQDVVLLVSRSNAAGLRAAQLAAIEYGSGALPGALAGLVVMADAPGRLPKALADRLRLVAGAVPHLWQVPWVEGWRLTETPDPASLPPSVRGVLDKIRLHTAAGNQ
- a CDS encoding MinD/ParA family ATP-binding protein is translated as MAIDKSRIRDFPPISITVKDGDGGELLIGASRQTVAGGSEVEVRRELLGLVVAHARTGGSPVRVTTRDQESIGVLLVSPEGEIEEEYSESLEETVEPVPAAAETPRLKPQASRGEGPAVELAPPGEAADSFDSIVKSLEEGDAAPPAEPPAPATVRRSLRDSQSFLAVQDNIEPARKGWQGKANTFGLSLAPGAAELAERADEHLVSRTYSGPRTVAVVNQKGGAAKTPTTVCLAAVFGRAGGSVLAWDNNETTGSLPWRVERGDHASSALHVLERASHLLSDTARAADINAFVHRQTADKYDALFSDQDIDGEHEITASEVDVLHAVASKYFNVILMDSGNNHRAANWRQMISHTDQLVVSTTTVEDRVEGARLTLQGLAGRDGRTAQLAADAVVIVSQEQPGHEKLAQLHAEKFRPYVREVHVIPFDPALKDGVIHFGALRPATQRAWLAAAASVAKGL